One window from the genome of Rufibacter tibetensis encodes:
- a CDS encoding 3-hydroxyanthranilate 3,4-dioxygenase, with product MALQPAFNFKKWIEEHRHLLKPPVGNQQVYKDNKDFIVMVVGGPNSRKDYHINNGEEFFFQLEGDIVLKVIDNGEFKDIHINEGDIFLLPPNVPHSPRRGPNTVGLVMERYRNESEMDGFQWYCENCNNKLYEEFIPVSDIVGQLPVVMNAFWASDEKRTCSNCGEVMAKPVVAQ from the coding sequence ATGGCCTTACAACCTGCCTTCAACTTCAAGAAATGGATAGAGGAACACCGCCACCTGCTTAAGCCGCCGGTGGGCAACCAACAGGTGTACAAAGACAACAAAGACTTTATTGTAATGGTGGTGGGCGGACCTAACTCGCGCAAAGATTACCACATCAACAACGGCGAAGAGTTCTTCTTTCAATTGGAGGGCGACATCGTGCTCAAAGTCATTGACAACGGTGAGTTCAAAGACATCCACATCAACGAAGGCGATATTTTCCTGCTTCCACCTAATGTACCGCACTCTCCGCGCCGTGGCCCAAATACCGTAGGTCTGGTGATGGAGCGCTACCGTAATGAAAGTGAGATGGACGGTTTTCAATGGTACTGCGAGAACTGCAACAACAAACTGTACGAAGAGTTTATTCCGGTATCCGACATCGTGGGACAATTGCCCGTGGTCATGAACGCCTTCTGGGCCTCAGACGAAAAACGTACCTGCTCCAACTGCGGTGAGGTCATGGCGAAGCCAGTGGTGGCACAGTAG
- a CDS encoding SDR family oxidoreductase yields the protein MDLNLQHKHAVVCGSTQGIGKAVALELALLGATVTLVARNEERLQETVKELSTEASQQHQYVVADFSRPREVQERLEAYLAKLGQAHILVNNTGGPAGGPALDAALEEFENAFAAHLLSNHVLVQAVVPYMKEAGFGRIINIISTSVKQPIKGLGVSNTIRGAVANWAKTLSFELAPFGITVNNVLPGATLTARHHSLIETRMQKTGLRREEIEKEMLAGIPANRFAEPAEVAAAAAFLASPAAGYINGINVPVDGGRLGNL from the coding sequence ATGGATCTGAATTTACAGCACAAGCACGCCGTGGTCTGCGGCAGTACACAGGGCATCGGGAAAGCGGTGGCTCTGGAGTTAGCGTTATTAGGCGCCACAGTTACTTTAGTAGCCCGCAACGAAGAACGCCTGCAGGAAACGGTGAAAGAACTTTCCACTGAAGCCAGCCAGCAACACCAGTACGTAGTGGCAGATTTCAGCCGGCCCCGGGAAGTGCAGGAGCGTTTAGAGGCTTATTTGGCAAAATTAGGCCAAGCGCATATTCTCGTCAACAACACCGGTGGCCCTGCGGGTGGACCAGCGTTGGATGCGGCTTTGGAAGAGTTTGAGAATGCCTTCGCAGCACACTTGTTGTCTAATCACGTGCTGGTACAAGCGGTGGTGCCGTACATGAAAGAGGCCGGGTTTGGCCGTATCATCAACATCATCTCTACCTCGGTGAAGCAGCCTATCAAAGGGCTGGGCGTGTCCAATACCATCAGGGGAGCCGTGGCCAACTGGGCGAAGACGCTTTCCTTCGAACTGGCTCCTTTCGGGATTACCGTAAACAACGTGCTGCCCGGCGCCACGCTTACTGCCCGCCACCACTCTCTCATTGAAACCAGGATGCAGAAAACCGGCCTTCGGCGAGAAGAAATAGAGAAAGAGATGCTGGCCGGCATTCCCGCCAACCGATTCGCGGAGCCTGCCGAGGTTGCCGCTGCCGCTGCGTTTCTGGCCTCGCCCGCCGCAGGTTATATCAATGGCATCAACGTGCCGGTAGACGGCGGACGATTAGGTAACCTGTAA
- a CDS encoding aldehyde dehydrogenase: MLHLQNYINGTFLAPVSGAYLPNINPATGEVYSQIPDSDERDVQAAVEAAQAAFPAWSAFSAEKRGRFLIKLSELIDQNLERLAKAETTDNGKPLSLSRTVDIPRASSNLYFFGTGVQHFASEAHSMEGVAVNYTVRKPLGVVACISPWNLPLYLFTWKIAPALAAGNCVVAKPSEITPYTAHLLAELCVEAGLPAGVLNIVHGTGPKAGAAMCEHPEVKAISFTGGTQTGKTIARTAAPMFKKLSLELGGKNATVIFADCDFEKTVSTALQAAFANQGQICLCGSRILVERPLYDRFKAAFLERVKNLTVGDPMEEGSRMGALVSEVHLQKVQNYIALAQEEGGTLLTGGERVYMKGRCANGYFLQPTVFEGLPHTCRTNTEEIFGPVVTLMPFDTEEEALTYANYTQYGLAASVWTQDLTRAHRVAHQLQSGIVWVNTWLLRDLRTPFGGTKQSGVGREGGWEALRFFTDPQNVCIKL; encoded by the coding sequence ATGCTGCACCTCCAGAACTACATCAACGGTACTTTCCTAGCACCAGTATCCGGAGCCTATCTGCCCAATATCAATCCAGCCACCGGAGAGGTATACTCGCAAATTCCTGATTCTGATGAGCGTGATGTGCAGGCAGCAGTGGAAGCAGCGCAGGCAGCGTTTCCAGCATGGTCTGCGTTTTCTGCGGAGAAACGGGGCCGTTTTCTGATAAAGTTGTCAGAACTGATTGACCAGAACTTAGAACGCCTGGCCAAAGCGGAGACCACCGACAACGGCAAACCGCTTTCGCTCTCCAGAACCGTTGACATTCCTAGGGCCAGCAGCAACCTGTATTTCTTCGGGACAGGCGTGCAACACTTCGCCTCAGAGGCCCATTCCATGGAAGGTGTGGCGGTGAACTATACGGTGCGTAAACCTTTAGGCGTGGTGGCCTGTATTTCCCCGTGGAACCTTCCGCTGTATCTCTTCACCTGGAAGATTGCCCCCGCCCTGGCTGCCGGGAACTGCGTGGTGGCTAAACCTTCGGAGATCACGCCGTACACTGCCCATCTACTAGCTGAACTTTGTGTAGAAGCAGGTTTACCCGCGGGGGTACTGAACATCGTGCACGGTACCGGTCCAAAAGCAGGAGCTGCCATGTGCGAGCACCCCGAGGTCAAGGCCATCTCTTTCACTGGCGGCACCCAAACTGGCAAAACTATCGCGCGCACGGCTGCGCCGATGTTCAAGAAATTGTCCCTGGAACTGGGCGGCAAGAACGCCACTGTCATCTTCGCAGATTGTGATTTCGAGAAAACGGTGAGCACCGCCTTGCAGGCTGCCTTTGCGAACCAAGGACAGATCTGCCTCTGCGGCTCACGCATTCTGGTGGAGCGCCCGCTGTATGACCGTTTCAAGGCTGCTTTTTTGGAAAGAGTCAAAAATCTGACCGTAGGCGATCCGATGGAGGAAGGCTCCCGGATGGGCGCGCTTGTTTCAGAGGTGCATCTACAAAAAGTGCAGAACTACATCGCTTTGGCGCAGGAAGAAGGTGGCACGCTGCTCACCGGCGGCGAACGGGTGTACATGAAAGGACGCTGTGCCAACGGCTACTTCCTGCAACCCACCGTTTTTGAAGGCCTTCCCCACACCTGCCGCACCAACACCGAGGAAATCTTCGGACCGGTAGTCACGTTGATGCCGTTTGATACTGAGGAAGAGGCCCTCACCTATGCTAATTACACGCAATATGGGTTAGCGGCCTCCGTTTGGACGCAAGACCTCACCCGTGCCCACCGGGTGGCGCATCAACTGCAATCGGGTATTGTATGGGTTAATACCTGGTTGCTTCGGGATTTGCGTACCCCGTTTGGCGGCACCAAACAAAGTGGCGTGGGTCGTGAAGGCGGCTGGGAAGCCCTGCGCTTTTTCACCGATCCGCAGAATGTGTGCATCAAGCTATAG
- a CDS encoding S9 family peptidase: MRHTMNRWFIAASCLVLGMAAQAQQKRDFDLDDIFRKGTFQARSVYGVNWMRNGQFYSSQVADQANQAVDIVQVDVTTGQPVSTIIEGEAIKVDGKTLEYDDYSFSTDETKILFETEHEPIYRRSSKGHFYVYDRASKKLQKLSQGGKQSYATFSPDNKYVAFVRDNNLFYVDLATMQERQITNDGKWNFIINGGTDWVYEEEFGFAQAFFWSPQGNQIAFYKFDESQVPEYNMQMWGPLYPQDYKFKYPKAGEKNATVAIYTFDLNSGKTTKMETGTEADQYIPRINWTNTPNLLSIRRMNRLQNTLEILHANTQTGQSKVVLKETDKAYIDITDDLTYLANGKQFVHSSEKDGFNHLYLYDMNGKLVRQITKGKWEVSSFYGVDEKNDLVYFTSTEISPLERHLYSIGLNGKNKKSLTPARGTHTINLSRDFKYFLDYYSTITTPTVVSLHTSDGKQIKVLESNENLKNTLAAHNMPKPEFFQFKTSENVTLNGYTIKPTDFDASKKYPVLMFLYGGPGSQEVVNSWRGRNYLWHSYLAKQGYIIAVIDNRGTGGRGADFKKMTYGNLGHYETIDQIEGAKHLGSLPYVDKSRIGIWGWSFGGYMSSLAITKGADVFKAAIAVAPVINWRFYDTIYTERFLKLPQDNAKGYDENSPITHANKLRGKYLLIHGTGDDNVHFQNSIEMTNALVKANIPFESAYYPNRNHGISGGNTSIHLFTKMTEFVLRNL; this comes from the coding sequence ATGAGACATACAATGAACCGCTGGTTTATAGCGGCTTCCTGCCTGGTGCTGGGCATGGCCGCCCAGGCCCAGCAGAAACGAGACTTTGATTTAGACGACATTTTTAGGAAAGGCACGTTCCAGGCCCGCTCGGTGTACGGAGTGAACTGGATGCGGAACGGCCAATTCTACTCTTCGCAGGTAGCCGATCAGGCGAACCAGGCCGTGGACATTGTGCAGGTAGACGTAACCACTGGTCAGCCGGTGAGCACTATCATTGAGGGCGAGGCCATCAAAGTGGACGGCAAAACCCTGGAATACGATGATTACAGCTTCAGCACCGATGAGACTAAAATCTTGTTCGAGACGGAGCACGAGCCGATTTACCGCCGCAGCAGCAAAGGCCATTTCTACGTGTATGACCGCGCCAGCAAGAAGCTTCAGAAACTAAGCCAGGGCGGAAAACAGTCATATGCTACCTTCTCACCGGACAACAAGTATGTGGCTTTCGTGCGGGACAACAATCTGTTCTACGTAGACCTGGCCACCATGCAGGAGCGCCAGATCACCAATGACGGCAAGTGGAACTTCATCATCAACGGCGGCACCGACTGGGTGTACGAAGAGGAATTCGGCTTCGCGCAGGCCTTCTTCTGGTCGCCGCAGGGAAACCAGATCGCGTTTTACAAATTTGATGAGAGCCAGGTACCGGAGTACAACATGCAAATGTGGGGCCCGCTGTACCCGCAGGATTACAAATTCAAGTACCCGAAGGCCGGGGAGAAAAACGCCACCGTAGCCATCTACACCTTCGACCTGAATTCCGGCAAAACCACGAAGATGGAAACTGGTACCGAAGCCGATCAGTACATCCCGCGTATTAACTGGACCAACACGCCTAATCTGTTATCCATCCGCCGCATGAACCGTTTGCAGAACACGCTGGAGATTCTGCACGCCAACACGCAGACCGGCCAGAGCAAAGTGGTTCTGAAAGAAACCGACAAAGCCTACATTGACATCACCGATGATTTGACTTACCTGGCCAACGGCAAGCAGTTTGTGCACAGCTCAGAGAAAGATGGTTTCAACCACCTGTACCTGTATGACATGAATGGCAAGCTGGTGCGCCAAATCACGAAGGGTAAGTGGGAAGTAAGCAGTTTCTATGGCGTAGATGAAAAAAATGACCTGGTATACTTCACCTCCACCGAGATTTCGCCGCTGGAGCGCCATTTATACAGCATTGGGCTGAACGGTAAAAACAAGAAAAGCCTCACGCCTGCTCGTGGTACGCACACCATTAACCTGAGCCGTGATTTCAAATACTTCTTGGACTACTACTCCACTATTACTACTCCAACAGTGGTGAGTCTGCACACCTCAGACGGCAAGCAAATCAAGGTACTGGAGAGCAACGAGAACCTGAAGAACACCTTGGCCGCTCACAACATGCCTAAGCCGGAGTTCTTCCAATTCAAGACCTCTGAGAACGTGACGCTGAACGGCTACACCATCAAGCCTACAGACTTTGATGCAAGCAAAAAGTACCCGGTGCTGATGTTCCTGTACGGCGGTCCGGGTAGCCAGGAAGTAGTAAACAGCTGGAGAGGCCGAAACTACTTATGGCACAGCTACCTGGCCAAACAAGGCTACATTATTGCCGTGATTGACAACCGGGGTACCGGCGGACGCGGAGCAGATTTCAAGAAAATGACCTACGGCAACCTAGGCCATTACGAGACCATCGATCAGATTGAAGGCGCGAAACACCTGGGCAGCCTGCCGTACGTAGACAAAAGCCGTATCGGGATTTGGGGCTGGAGCTTTGGGGGCTACATGAGCTCACTGGCCATCACCAAAGGCGCCGATGTGTTCAAAGCCGCTATAGCAGTAGCTCCGGTGATCAACTGGCGTTTCTACGACACCATCTACACTGAGCGTTTCCTGAAACTGCCGCAGGACAACGCCAAAGGCTACGATGAGAACTCCCCTATCACCCACGCGAACAAACTGCGCGGCAAGTACCTGCTCATCCACGGCACCGGCGATGATAACGTGCACTTCCAGAACTCCATTGAGATGACGAATGCGCTGGTAAAAGCCAACATTCCGTTTGAGAGCGCCTACTACCCTAACCGGAACCACGGCATCAGCGGCGGCAACACCAGCATCCACCTGTTCACTAAGATGACTGAGTTCGTGCTGCGTAAT